The Phyllopteryx taeniolatus isolate TA_2022b chromosome 17, UOR_Ptae_1.2, whole genome shotgun sequence genome window below encodes:
- the auts2a gene encoding autism susceptibility gene 2 protein isoform X10, translated as MIKSSWFYVKFKYNEKLKPGQNKRKDSDSESVSGESKPCMRSSSRDRLADCDTETDQDDKVSDASSETFFSTAALKVPDFGINALSTNGSQVPHGPGLLKVSGLERSQERSQESCRDPQPPSASTPSRPLPPQSPPLPPPQPQPRSFLPKSPSSRKSQAVGSAQAPASDHPVPLSEAPPRPQTPAAVPLAQGRKHSPTPPPRPQHHPELLCQPRSLNTPGIHPHPPSPAPLTTHAQQQHPSQAGPHRPPSRCHPRTLSAYNVLNGHSSRSSTPGSKPQGPPAPSSHLPHHPPPPVPGATASTFPLPLAANHSTPHSFPPALQSSPHPHHPNMFAPPAALPPPPPLTSSALPVPGHPAAGSAYSEQDLLRQELNTRFLASQSADRGASLGPPPYLRTEFHQHQHQHQHQHQHTHQHTHQHTFTPFPHAIMPTPAPSMVRTPARNFDKYPTKVDPFYRHSLFHSYPPAMSGLPPVIPPTGPFSSLQGAFQPKTSNPLDVSTRPGAVPHTFLQKDPRLADPFRPILRKPGKWCAMHVHTAWQIYHHQQKVKQQMQVDPHKLDFGLKPEFLSRPLGPSLFGAIHHPGDLARPATLFSAAGPTHPSASPFGHPAHHPGNFLTPAPHLVFTLFSEPFSRPPSFGGLGALSSSAFGGLGNPALKSLAAANSMFGHKDGPNSQQHFGGSANSNHQEPWNRLHRTPPSFPTPPPWLKPGDSERSASVSSHERDRDSDKRDSISSKDDKDRDSVEKRHSSHPSPVPVNPIGLLGHSRPPEHHRNHLPPSSGDPQRDKENKAKDREREHQESWKDSSTDDHKLKDNQHNDKDTPAIHEGRASEDKASNRGAASPYIRQTSLERPNGGLSRELVEKKGELPFEHKKNSEVKVKEERKEDPDGVAEKTSEHPLASSTPNLHPPASIPMPMGMAGVHPINNISSLERTRVVAPFMGISPIPGAERFPYPAFHWDPMRDPYRGLDIHRRDPLARDLLLRNDPLHRLTAPRLYETERSYREREPHDFHRDHMHPLALEQRREHERAHLEERERLLREDYEHGRIHPAMHHPALDGHLPHHAQGLMAPGLPGMHYSRVSPSAAAAHQNSILNKTPPTASLSAPPPLIPTLGARPGSPRRTAPLATDIRDRPPHKDIEAR; from the exons TTCCAGATTTTGGCATCAATGCGCTCTCCACCAATGGCAGCCAGGTGCCTCACGGCCCAGGCCTCCTCAAGGTGTCAGGCCTAGAGCGCAGTCAAGAGAGAAGCCAGGAGAGCTGTAGGGACCCCCAACCTCCTTCAGCAAGCACCCCTAGTCGTCCTCTGCCCCCCCAGTCCCCGCCCCTGCCCCCGCCTCAGCCACAGCCCCGATCTTTCCTCCCGAAGTCCCCATCCTCACGGAAGTCCCAGGCAGTCGGCTCTGCTCAGGCTCCGGCCTCCGATCATCCAGTCCCACTTTCAGAGGCTCCGCCCAGGCCTCAGACTCCCGCAGCCGTGCCTCTCGCCCAGGGCCGAAAGCACTCGCCGACCCCCCCTCCCCGGCCCCAGCACCACCCAGAACTGCTGTGTCAACCCCGGTCTCTAAATACACCCGGGATTCATCCGCACCCACCGTCGCCCGCACCTCTGACCACCCACGCTCAACAGCAGCACCCCAGCCAGGCAGGCCCTCACCGCCCCCCCTCACGCTGCCACCCCCGGACCCTTTCCGCCTACAACGTCCTCAACGGCCACAG caGCAGGAGTAGCACCCCTGGGAGCAAGCCCCAGGGGCCTCCTGCTCCTTCCTCGCACCTCCCCCACCACCCACCTCCTCCCGTGCCAGGCGCCACCGCATCAACGTTCCCCTTGCCTCTGGCGGCTAACCACAGCACCCCCCACAGCTTCCCCCCTGCATTGCAGTCCTCACCGCACCCTCATCACCCCAATATGTTCGCTCCTCCAGCGGCTTTGCCTCCACCGCCACCGCTGACGTCTAGCGCTCTGCCCGTACCGGGACATCCTGCTGCTGGGAGTGCCTActcgg AGCAAGACCTTCTGCGTCAGGAGCTCAACACCCGTTTCTTGGCCTCCCAGAGCGCCGACCGCGGCGCCTCGCTGGGCCCCCCGCCCTACCTGCGCACCGAGTTCCACCAGCACCAGCATCAGCACCAGCATCAGCACCAACACACCCACCAGCACACGCACCAGCACACCTTCACGCCATTCCCCCACGCCATTATGCCCACCCCAGCACCGTCCATGGTGCGTACCCCTGCCAGAAAT TTTGACAAATACCCAACTAAAGTTGACCCCTTCTACAGACACAGT CTCTTTCACTCGTACCCACCGGCGATGTCGGGCCTCCCCCCTGTCATCCCTCCAACTGGGCCCTTCAGCTCGCTCCAGGGTGCATTTCAGCCCAAG ACCTCTAATCCTCTCGATGTGTCCACAAGACCTGGCGCTGTCCCTCATACATTCTTACAGAAGGATCCAAGG CTAGCGGATCCGTTTCGGCCCATTCTCAGG AAGCCAGGAAAGTGGTGTGCCATGCACGTCCATACTGCCTGGCAGATATACCACCATCAACAAAAAGTCAAG CAGCAGATGCAGGTCGACCCTCACAAGTTAGATTTTGGCCTCAAGCCCGAGTTCCTTAGTCGACCTCTGGGCCCGAGCCTCTTCGGTGCCATCCATCACCCCGGTGACCTGGCGCGGCCTGCCACACTCTTCTCTGCTGCAG GTCCAACACACCCATCAGCAAGTCCCTTCGGCCATCCAGCCCACCACCCCGGAAATTTCCTCACCCCAGCACCTCACTTAG TGTTTACTCTCTTTTCAGAACCTTTCAGTAGACCGCCCTCCTTCGGCGGCCTGGGAGCGCTCAGTTCGTCAGCGTTCGGTGGACTGGGAAATCCAGCACTAA AATCCCTGGCAGCGGCCAACTCGATGTTCGGCCACAAAGATGGCCCCAACTCGCAGCAGCACTTCGGCGGCAGTGCCAACAGCAACCACCAAGAGCCCTGGAACCGCCTGCACCGCACCCCGCCCTCCTTCCCCACACCCCCGCCTTGGCTGAAACCTGGAGACTCCGAGAGGAGCGCCTCGGTCAGCTCACACGAGAGAGACAGGGATTCCGACAAACGGGACTCGATTAGCAGTAAAGATGACAAAGACAG GGACTCTGTGGAGAAACGTCACTCGAGCCACCCCTCCCCGGTCCCAGTGAACCCCATTGGTCTTCTTGGTCACAGTCGTCCTCCAGAGCACCACAGGAACCACCTGCCTCCTTCCTCTGGAGACCCTCAGAGAGACAAGGAGAACAAGGCCAAAGACAGAGAAAGGGAACACCAAGAATCTTGGAAAGATAGCAGCACAGACGACCACAAGCTCAAAGACAACCAGCACAACGATAAGGACACGCCCGCTATCCATGAGGGGAGAGCATCAGAGGACAAAGCGTCCAACAGGGGCGCAGCCTCGCCCTACATCAGACAGACCAGCCTCGAACGTCCCAATGGTGGCCTGAGCAGGGAGCTTGTGGAGAAGAAGGGAGAGCTGCCATTTGAGCACAAGAAGAACAGTGAGGTGAAAGTGAAAGAAGAACGAAAGGAAGACCCAGATGGAGTGGCCGAGAAAACGAGCGAGCACCCGTTGGCGTCCTCCACGCCAAACCTCCACCCTCCCGCCTCAATTCCTATGCCCATGGGCATGGCAGGAGTTCATCCAATCAACAACATCAGCAGTCTTGAGAGAACTCGTGTGGTGGCACCCTTCATGGGTATCAGCCCAATCCCTGGCGCTGAACGCTTCCCCTACCCTGCCTTCCATTGGGACCCTATGAGGGACCCTTACAGGGGATTGGACATTCACAGACGGGACCCTCTGGCTAGGGATCTGTTGCTCAGGAACGATCCTCTTCACCGGCTGACGGCTCCGCGCCTTTACGAGACAGAGCGTTCGTACAGGGAGCGTGAGCCTCACGACTTCCATCGTGACCACATGCATCCTCTCGCCTTGGAGCAGAGGAGGGAGCATGAGCGCGCTCACTTGGAGGAACGCGAGCGCCTCCTCAGGGAGGACTATGAGCACGGGCGCATTCACCCCGCCATGCACCACCCGGCCCTTGACGGACATCTACCCCACCACGCCCAGGGCCTCATGGCCCCAGGACTGCCGGGCATGCACTACTCCAGGGTCAGCCCCTCGGCAGCCGCCGCCCATCAGAACAGCATTCTGAATAAAACTCCGCCCACCGCCTCTCTTAGCGCCCCGCCCCCACTCATCCCCACACTCGGCGCGAGGCCAGGCTCGCCCAGACGGACTGCTCCCCTGGCCACCGATATCAGAGACAGACCTCCTCACAAGGACATTGAGGCACGGTGA
- the auts2a gene encoding autism susceptibility gene 2 protein isoform X9: protein MIKSSWFYVKFKYNEKQLKPGQNKRKDSDSESVSGESKPCMRSSSRDRLADCDTETDQDDKVSDASSETFFSTAALKVPDFGINALSTNGSQVPHGPGLLKVSGLERSQERSQESCRDPQPPSASTPSRPLPPQSPPLPPPQPQPRSFLPKSPSSRKSQAVGSAQAPASDHPVPLSEAPPRPQTPAAVPLAQGRKHSPTPPPRPQHHPELLCQPRSLNTPGIHPHPPSPAPLTTHAQQQHPSQAGPHRPPSRCHPRTLSAYNVLNGHSSRSSTPGSKPQGPPAPSSHLPHHPPPPVPGATASTFPLPLAANHSTPHSFPPALQSSPHPHHPNMFAPPAALPPPPPLTSSALPVPGHPAAGSAYSEQDLLRQELNTRFLASQSADRGASLGPPPYLRTEFHQHQHQHQHQHQHTHQHTHQHTFTPFPHAIMPTPAPSMVRTPARNFDKYPTKVDPFYRHSLFHSYPPAMSGLPPVIPPTGPFSSLQGAFQPKTSNPLDVSTRPGAVPHTFLQKDPRLADPFRPILRKPGKWCAMHVHTAWQIYHHQQKVKQQMQVDPHKLDFGLKPEFLSRPLGPSLFGAIHHPGDLARPATLFSAAGPTHPSASPFGHPAHHPGNFLTPAPHLVFTLFSEPFSRPPSFGGLGALSSSAFGGLGNPALKSLAAANSMFGHKDGPNSQQHFGGSANSNHQEPWNRLHRTPPSFPTPPPWLKPGDSERSASVSSHERDRDSDKRDSISSKDDKDRDSVEKRHSSHPSPVPVNPIGLLGHSRPPEHHRNHLPPSSGDPQRDKENKAKDREREHQESWKDSSTDDHKLKDNQHNDKDTPAIHEGRASEDKASNRGAASPYIRQTSLERPNGGLSRELVEKKGELPFEHKKNSEVKVKEERKEDPDGVAEKTSEHPLASSTPNLHPPASIPMPMGMAGVHPINNISSLERTRVVAPFMGISPIPGAERFPYPAFHWDPMRDPYRGLDIHRRDPLARDLLLRNDPLHRLTAPRLYETERSYREREPHDFHRDHMHPLALEQRREHERAHLEERERLLREDYEHGRIHPAMHHPALDGHLPHHAQGLMAPGLPGMHYSRVSPSAAAAHQNSILNKTPPTASLSAPPPLIPTLGARPGSPRRTAPLATDIRDRPPHKDIEAR from the exons TTCCAGATTTTGGCATCAATGCGCTCTCCACCAATGGCAGCCAGGTGCCTCACGGCCCAGGCCTCCTCAAGGTGTCAGGCCTAGAGCGCAGTCAAGAGAGAAGCCAGGAGAGCTGTAGGGACCCCCAACCTCCTTCAGCAAGCACCCCTAGTCGTCCTCTGCCCCCCCAGTCCCCGCCCCTGCCCCCGCCTCAGCCACAGCCCCGATCTTTCCTCCCGAAGTCCCCATCCTCACGGAAGTCCCAGGCAGTCGGCTCTGCTCAGGCTCCGGCCTCCGATCATCCAGTCCCACTTTCAGAGGCTCCGCCCAGGCCTCAGACTCCCGCAGCCGTGCCTCTCGCCCAGGGCCGAAAGCACTCGCCGACCCCCCCTCCCCGGCCCCAGCACCACCCAGAACTGCTGTGTCAACCCCGGTCTCTAAATACACCCGGGATTCATCCGCACCCACCGTCGCCCGCACCTCTGACCACCCACGCTCAACAGCAGCACCCCAGCCAGGCAGGCCCTCACCGCCCCCCCTCACGCTGCCACCCCCGGACCCTTTCCGCCTACAACGTCCTCAACGGCCACAG caGCAGGAGTAGCACCCCTGGGAGCAAGCCCCAGGGGCCTCCTGCTCCTTCCTCGCACCTCCCCCACCACCCACCTCCTCCCGTGCCAGGCGCCACCGCATCAACGTTCCCCTTGCCTCTGGCGGCTAACCACAGCACCCCCCACAGCTTCCCCCCTGCATTGCAGTCCTCACCGCACCCTCATCACCCCAATATGTTCGCTCCTCCAGCGGCTTTGCCTCCACCGCCACCGCTGACGTCTAGCGCTCTGCCCGTACCGGGACATCCTGCTGCTGGGAGTGCCTActcgg AGCAAGACCTTCTGCGTCAGGAGCTCAACACCCGTTTCTTGGCCTCCCAGAGCGCCGACCGCGGCGCCTCGCTGGGCCCCCCGCCCTACCTGCGCACCGAGTTCCACCAGCACCAGCATCAGCACCAGCATCAGCACCAACACACCCACCAGCACACGCACCAGCACACCTTCACGCCATTCCCCCACGCCATTATGCCCACCCCAGCACCGTCCATGGTGCGTACCCCTGCCAGAAAT TTTGACAAATACCCAACTAAAGTTGACCCCTTCTACAGACACAGT CTCTTTCACTCGTACCCACCGGCGATGTCGGGCCTCCCCCCTGTCATCCCTCCAACTGGGCCCTTCAGCTCGCTCCAGGGTGCATTTCAGCCCAAG ACCTCTAATCCTCTCGATGTGTCCACAAGACCTGGCGCTGTCCCTCATACATTCTTACAGAAGGATCCAAGG CTAGCGGATCCGTTTCGGCCCATTCTCAGG AAGCCAGGAAAGTGGTGTGCCATGCACGTCCATACTGCCTGGCAGATATACCACCATCAACAAAAAGTCAAG CAGCAGATGCAGGTCGACCCTCACAAGTTAGATTTTGGCCTCAAGCCCGAGTTCCTTAGTCGACCTCTGGGCCCGAGCCTCTTCGGTGCCATCCATCACCCCGGTGACCTGGCGCGGCCTGCCACACTCTTCTCTGCTGCAG GTCCAACACACCCATCAGCAAGTCCCTTCGGCCATCCAGCCCACCACCCCGGAAATTTCCTCACCCCAGCACCTCACTTAG TGTTTACTCTCTTTTCAGAACCTTTCAGTAGACCGCCCTCCTTCGGCGGCCTGGGAGCGCTCAGTTCGTCAGCGTTCGGTGGACTGGGAAATCCAGCACTAA AATCCCTGGCAGCGGCCAACTCGATGTTCGGCCACAAAGATGGCCCCAACTCGCAGCAGCACTTCGGCGGCAGTGCCAACAGCAACCACCAAGAGCCCTGGAACCGCCTGCACCGCACCCCGCCCTCCTTCCCCACACCCCCGCCTTGGCTGAAACCTGGAGACTCCGAGAGGAGCGCCTCGGTCAGCTCACACGAGAGAGACAGGGATTCCGACAAACGGGACTCGATTAGCAGTAAAGATGACAAAGACAG GGACTCTGTGGAGAAACGTCACTCGAGCCACCCCTCCCCGGTCCCAGTGAACCCCATTGGTCTTCTTGGTCACAGTCGTCCTCCAGAGCACCACAGGAACCACCTGCCTCCTTCCTCTGGAGACCCTCAGAGAGACAAGGAGAACAAGGCCAAAGACAGAGAAAGGGAACACCAAGAATCTTGGAAAGATAGCAGCACAGACGACCACAAGCTCAAAGACAACCAGCACAACGATAAGGACACGCCCGCTATCCATGAGGGGAGAGCATCAGAGGACAAAGCGTCCAACAGGGGCGCAGCCTCGCCCTACATCAGACAGACCAGCCTCGAACGTCCCAATGGTGGCCTGAGCAGGGAGCTTGTGGAGAAGAAGGGAGAGCTGCCATTTGAGCACAAGAAGAACAGTGAGGTGAAAGTGAAAGAAGAACGAAAGGAAGACCCAGATGGAGTGGCCGAGAAAACGAGCGAGCACCCGTTGGCGTCCTCCACGCCAAACCTCCACCCTCCCGCCTCAATTCCTATGCCCATGGGCATGGCAGGAGTTCATCCAATCAACAACATCAGCAGTCTTGAGAGAACTCGTGTGGTGGCACCCTTCATGGGTATCAGCCCAATCCCTGGCGCTGAACGCTTCCCCTACCCTGCCTTCCATTGGGACCCTATGAGGGACCCTTACAGGGGATTGGACATTCACAGACGGGACCCTCTGGCTAGGGATCTGTTGCTCAGGAACGATCCTCTTCACCGGCTGACGGCTCCGCGCCTTTACGAGACAGAGCGTTCGTACAGGGAGCGTGAGCCTCACGACTTCCATCGTGACCACATGCATCCTCTCGCCTTGGAGCAGAGGAGGGAGCATGAGCGCGCTCACTTGGAGGAACGCGAGCGCCTCCTCAGGGAGGACTATGAGCACGGGCGCATTCACCCCGCCATGCACCACCCGGCCCTTGACGGACATCTACCCCACCACGCCCAGGGCCTCATGGCCCCAGGACTGCCGGGCATGCACTACTCCAGGGTCAGCCCCTCGGCAGCCGCCGCCCATCAGAACAGCATTCTGAATAAAACTCCGCCCACCGCCTCTCTTAGCGCCCCGCCCCCACTCATCCCCACACTCGGCGCGAGGCCAGGCTCGCCCAGACGGACTGCTCCCCTGGCCACCGATATCAGAGACAGACCTCCTCACAAGGACATTGAGGCACGGTGA
- the auts2a gene encoding autism susceptibility gene 2 protein isoform X13: MIKSSWFYVKFKYNEKLKPGQNKRKDSDSESVSGESKPCMRSSSRDRLADCDTETDQDDKVSDASSETFFSTAALKVPDFGINALSTNGSQVPHGPGLLKVSGLERSQERSQESCRDPQPPSASTPSRPLPPQSPPLPPPQPQPRSFLPKSPSSRKSQAVGSAQAPASDHPVPLSEAPPRPQTPAAVPLAQGRKHSPTPPPRPQHHPELLCQPRSLNTPGIHPHPPSPAPLTTHAQQQHPSQAGPHRPPSRCHPRTLSAYNVLNGHSSRSSTPGSKPQGPPAPSSHLPHHPPPPVPGATASTFPLPLAANHSTPHSFPPALQSSPHPHHPNMFAPPAALPPPPPLTSSALPVPGHPAAGSAYSEQDLLRQELNTRFLASQSADRGASLGPPPYLRTEFHQHQHQHQHQHQHTHQHTHQHTFTPFPHAIMPTPAPSMVRTPARNFDKYPTKVDPFYRHSLFHSYPPAMSGLPPVIPPTGPFSSLQGAFQPKTSNPLDVSTRPGAVPHTFLQKDPRLADPFRPILRKPGKWCAMHVHTAWQIYHHQQKVKQMQVDPHKLDFGLKPEFLSRPLGPSLFGAIHHPGDLARPATLFSAAGPTHPSASPFGHPAHHPGNFLTPAPHLEPFSRPPSFGGLGALSSSAFGGLGNPALTANSMFGHKDGPNSQQHFGGSANSNHQEPWNRLHRTPPSFPTPPPWLKPGDSERSASVSSHERDRDSDKRDSISSKDDKDRDSVEKRHSSHPSPVPVNPIGLLGHSRPPEHHRNHLPPSSGDPQRDKENKAKDREREHQESWKDSSTDDHKLKDNQHNDKDTPAIHEGRASEDKASNRGAASPYIRQTSLERPNGGLSRELVEKKGELPFEHKKNSEVKVKEERKEDPDGVAEKTSEHPLASSTPNLHPPASIPMPMGMAGVHPINNISSLERTRVVAPFMGISPIPGAERFPYPAFHWDPMRDPYRGLDIHRRDPLARDLLLRNDPLHRLTAPRLYETERSYREREPHDFHRDHMHPLALEQRREHERAHLEERERLLREDYEHGRIHPAMHHPALDGHLPHHAQGLMAPGLPGMHYSRVSPSAAAAHQNSILNKTPPTASLSAPPPLIPTLGARPGSPRRTAPLATDIRDRPPHKDIEAR, encoded by the exons TTCCAGATTTTGGCATCAATGCGCTCTCCACCAATGGCAGCCAGGTGCCTCACGGCCCAGGCCTCCTCAAGGTGTCAGGCCTAGAGCGCAGTCAAGAGAGAAGCCAGGAGAGCTGTAGGGACCCCCAACCTCCTTCAGCAAGCACCCCTAGTCGTCCTCTGCCCCCCCAGTCCCCGCCCCTGCCCCCGCCTCAGCCACAGCCCCGATCTTTCCTCCCGAAGTCCCCATCCTCACGGAAGTCCCAGGCAGTCGGCTCTGCTCAGGCTCCGGCCTCCGATCATCCAGTCCCACTTTCAGAGGCTCCGCCCAGGCCTCAGACTCCCGCAGCCGTGCCTCTCGCCCAGGGCCGAAAGCACTCGCCGACCCCCCCTCCCCGGCCCCAGCACCACCCAGAACTGCTGTGTCAACCCCGGTCTCTAAATACACCCGGGATTCATCCGCACCCACCGTCGCCCGCACCTCTGACCACCCACGCTCAACAGCAGCACCCCAGCCAGGCAGGCCCTCACCGCCCCCCCTCACGCTGCCACCCCCGGACCCTTTCCGCCTACAACGTCCTCAACGGCCACAG caGCAGGAGTAGCACCCCTGGGAGCAAGCCCCAGGGGCCTCCTGCTCCTTCCTCGCACCTCCCCCACCACCCACCTCCTCCCGTGCCAGGCGCCACCGCATCAACGTTCCCCTTGCCTCTGGCGGCTAACCACAGCACCCCCCACAGCTTCCCCCCTGCATTGCAGTCCTCACCGCACCCTCATCACCCCAATATGTTCGCTCCTCCAGCGGCTTTGCCTCCACCGCCACCGCTGACGTCTAGCGCTCTGCCCGTACCGGGACATCCTGCTGCTGGGAGTGCCTActcgg AGCAAGACCTTCTGCGTCAGGAGCTCAACACCCGTTTCTTGGCCTCCCAGAGCGCCGACCGCGGCGCCTCGCTGGGCCCCCCGCCCTACCTGCGCACCGAGTTCCACCAGCACCAGCATCAGCACCAGCATCAGCACCAACACACCCACCAGCACACGCACCAGCACACCTTCACGCCATTCCCCCACGCCATTATGCCCACCCCAGCACCGTCCATGGTGCGTACCCCTGCCAGAAAT TTTGACAAATACCCAACTAAAGTTGACCCCTTCTACAGACACAGT CTCTTTCACTCGTACCCACCGGCGATGTCGGGCCTCCCCCCTGTCATCCCTCCAACTGGGCCCTTCAGCTCGCTCCAGGGTGCATTTCAGCCCAAG ACCTCTAATCCTCTCGATGTGTCCACAAGACCTGGCGCTGTCCCTCATACATTCTTACAGAAGGATCCAAGG CTAGCGGATCCGTTTCGGCCCATTCTCAGG AAGCCAGGAAAGTGGTGTGCCATGCACGTCCATACTGCCTGGCAGATATACCACCATCAACAAAAAGTCAAG CAGATGCAGGTCGACCCTCACAAGTTAGATTTTGGCCTCAAGCCCGAGTTCCTTAGTCGACCTCTGGGCCCGAGCCTCTTCGGTGCCATCCATCACCCCGGTGACCTGGCGCGGCCTGCCACACTCTTCTCTGCTGCAG GTCCAACACACCCATCAGCAAGTCCCTTCGGCCATCCAGCCCACCACCCCGGAAATTTCCTCACCCCAGCACCTCACTTAG AACCTTTCAGTAGACCGCCCTCCTTCGGCGGCCTGGGAGCGCTCAGTTCGTCAGCGTTCGGTGGACTGGGAAATCCAGCACTAA CGGCCAACTCGATGTTCGGCCACAAAGATGGCCCCAACTCGCAGCAGCACTTCGGCGGCAGTGCCAACAGCAACCACCAAGAGCCCTGGAACCGCCTGCACCGCACCCCGCCCTCCTTCCCCACACCCCCGCCTTGGCTGAAACCTGGAGACTCCGAGAGGAGCGCCTCGGTCAGCTCACACGAGAGAGACAGGGATTCCGACAAACGGGACTCGATTAGCAGTAAAGATGACAAAGACAG GGACTCTGTGGAGAAACGTCACTCGAGCCACCCCTCCCCGGTCCCAGTGAACCCCATTGGTCTTCTTGGTCACAGTCGTCCTCCAGAGCACCACAGGAACCACCTGCCTCCTTCCTCTGGAGACCCTCAGAGAGACAAGGAGAACAAGGCCAAAGACAGAGAAAGGGAACACCAAGAATCTTGGAAAGATAGCAGCACAGACGACCACAAGCTCAAAGACAACCAGCACAACGATAAGGACACGCCCGCTATCCATGAGGGGAGAGCATCAGAGGACAAAGCGTCCAACAGGGGCGCAGCCTCGCCCTACATCAGACAGACCAGCCTCGAACGTCCCAATGGTGGCCTGAGCAGGGAGCTTGTGGAGAAGAAGGGAGAGCTGCCATTTGAGCACAAGAAGAACAGTGAGGTGAAAGTGAAAGAAGAACGAAAGGAAGACCCAGATGGAGTGGCCGAGAAAACGAGCGAGCACCCGTTGGCGTCCTCCACGCCAAACCTCCACCCTCCCGCCTCAATTCCTATGCCCATGGGCATGGCAGGAGTTCATCCAATCAACAACATCAGCAGTCTTGAGAGAACTCGTGTGGTGGCACCCTTCATGGGTATCAGCCCAATCCCTGGCGCTGAACGCTTCCCCTACCCTGCCTTCCATTGGGACCCTATGAGGGACCCTTACAGGGGATTGGACATTCACAGACGGGACCCTCTGGCTAGGGATCTGTTGCTCAGGAACGATCCTCTTCACCGGCTGACGGCTCCGCGCCTTTACGAGACAGAGCGTTCGTACAGGGAGCGTGAGCCTCACGACTTCCATCGTGACCACATGCATCCTCTCGCCTTGGAGCAGAGGAGGGAGCATGAGCGCGCTCACTTGGAGGAACGCGAGCGCCTCCTCAGGGAGGACTATGAGCACGGGCGCATTCACCCCGCCATGCACCACCCGGCCCTTGACGGACATCTACCCCACCACGCCCAGGGCCTCATGGCCCCAGGACTGCCGGGCATGCACTACTCCAGGGTCAGCCCCTCGGCAGCCGCCGCCCATCAGAACAGCATTCTGAATAAAACTCCGCCCACCGCCTCTCTTAGCGCCCCGCCCCCACTCATCCCCACACTCGGCGCGAGGCCAGGCTCGCCCAGACGGACTGCTCCCCTGGCCACCGATATCAGAGACAGACCTCCTCACAAGGACATTGAGGCACGGTGA